The proteins below come from a single uncultured Campylobacter sp. genomic window:
- a CDS encoding amino acid racemase codes for MKRIGILGGMGPLATIDLYAKIVELTNAAKDQDNIPIVIDNYPQIPDRTAYILRGGEDPFPFMKESATRLKNAGCEAICIACNTAHFFAKRLTDECGVNILHIAKIATASIKSNFPHAKKIAVIATTGTTAAKIYENELIAAGLECIKIPENLMTNIMDCIYKGAKANKLKEYVGLFNDTIAAIEADAYIAACTEIPLFLPYATKKDKFVDATLELAKAAVKFGLEK; via the coding sequence ATGAAACGAATCGGAATTTTAGGCGGTATGGGACCGCTAGCTACGATAGATCTATACGCTAAGATCGTAGAACTCACAAACGCCGCAAAGGATCAGGACAACATCCCTATCGTCATCGACAACTATCCGCAGATACCGGATCGCACGGCGTATATCCTGCGCGGAGGCGAGGATCCGTTTCCTTTTATGAAAGAGTCTGCGACTAGGCTAAAAAATGCCGGTTGCGAGGCTATCTGTATAGCTTGCAACACTGCTCACTTTTTTGCCAAGCGACTAACCGATGAGTGCGGCGTAAATATCCTTCACATCGCCAAGATCGCGACCGCGTCGATAAAGTCGAATTTCCCGCACGCTAAAAAGATCGCCGTCATCGCCACCACCGGCACGACCGCAGCTAAAATTTACGAAAACGAGCTGATAGCAGCAGGCCTAGAGTGCATAAAAATCCCCGAAAATTTGATGACAAACATCATGGACTGCATTTATAAGGGCGCAAAGGCAAACAAGCTAAAAGAGTACGTCGGTCTTTTTAACGATACTATCGCGGCTATCGAGGCTGACGCGTATATCGCGGCTTGCACGGAGATACCGCTATTTTTGCCGTACGCAACGAAAAAAGATAAATTCGTAGACGCCACTCTCGAGCTTGCTAAAGCAGCCGTCAAATTCGGCCTAGAAAAATAA
- a CDS encoding anaerobic C4-dicarboxylate transporter, protein MDIMLIFQLIVLFGGIYLGVKLGGMGVGYAGGLGVVILAILGMKVDMKDIPIDVILIIASVISAITAMQVAGGLDYLVQIASKILRKNPKQINYLAPIVTYLLTILAGTGHTAFSMIPVIVEVAKTQNIKPSAPLALSVVSSQVAITASPISAAFVAMSGLCEKLGVSYPMLLFICISTTFVAVLVTAFIVNKFYDLDLSKDPIYQDRLAKGLVEEIKAHEYDEPKPYAKRSVAIFAVGVVVVVCYALLISKSLGLIEKPILSRDSAIISIMLTIGFLIAVCCKIDTGKLLSTSTFQSGMNACICVIGIAWLGTTFVNGHIDGIKEVAKNVVTQYPFVLAIALYFLSCLLYSQAATTKVMMPAVAAALGMTSPENSKDIWILVASFAAVSGLFVLPTYPTTLGAIAMDDTGTTRVGKFVFNHSFFVPGTIMVALSVALGFLIAPILL, encoded by the coding sequence ATGGATATTATGCTGATTTTCCAGCTCATAGTCCTATTTGGAGGCATCTACCTAGGCGTTAAGCTAGGCGGTATGGGCGTTGGATACGCCGGCGGTCTTGGTGTCGTTATTTTAGCGATACTGGGTATGAAGGTGGATATGAAAGATATTCCGATAGACGTTATTTTGATTATTGCATCCGTAATTTCTGCGATTACGGCGATGCAAGTGGCGGGCGGACTTGATTATTTGGTTCAGATCGCATCTAAAATTTTGCGCAAGAACCCAAAGCAAATCAACTACCTAGCCCCTATCGTTACGTATCTTCTTACGATATTAGCCGGTACCGGACACACTGCATTTTCTATGATACCGGTTATCGTAGAGGTTGCTAAAACGCAAAACATTAAGCCAAGCGCGCCGCTAGCGCTCTCGGTCGTTTCGTCTCAAGTGGCCATTACCGCTAGTCCGATATCTGCGGCTTTCGTTGCTATGAGCGGTCTATGTGAAAAGCTAGGCGTTAGCTACCCGATGCTGCTTTTTATATGCATTTCTACTACTTTCGTAGCCGTGCTTGTTACGGCCTTTATCGTAAATAAATTTTACGATCTAGACCTCTCAAAAGATCCTATTTACCAAGATAGACTTGCCAAAGGCTTGGTAGAAGAAATCAAAGCGCACGAGTACGACGAACCAAAACCGTATGCTAAAAGATCGGTTGCGATATTTGCCGTAGGCGTCGTAGTCGTGGTTTGTTATGCTCTTCTTATCTCAAAGAGTCTAGGGCTTATAGAAAAACCTATCCTTTCAAGAGATAGCGCGATTATTAGCATTATGCTTACTATCGGCTTTCTTATTGCCGTTTGTTGCAAGATCGACACGGGCAAGCTTCTTTCTACCAGCACATTTCAAAGCGGTATGAACGCCTGCATCTGCGTCATCGGTATCGCGTGGCTAGGCACTACCTTTGTAAACGGACACATCGACGGTATCAAAGAGGTAGCTAAAAACGTAGTCACGCAGTATCCGTTTGTGCTAGCTATCGCTCTATATTTCCTAAGCTGCTTGTTATATTCGCAGGCCGCTACGACGAAAGTTATGATGCCTGCGGTCGCTGCCGCGCTAGGTATGACTTCTCCTGAAAATTCGAAAGACATTTGGATACTCGTAGCTTCATTTGCCGCGGTTTCAGGATTATTCGTACTTCCTACGTATCCTACGACTTTGGGCGCTATCGCTATGGACGATACGGGAACTACTAGAGTGGGTAAATTTGTATTTAACCATTCGTTTTTCGTACCGGGCACTATCATGGTTGCGCTTTCTGTTGCGCTTGGATTTTTGATAGCTCCGATTCTTTTGTAG
- a CDS encoding aspartate ammonia-lyase, translating to MGTRREHDFIGELEIADDVYYGVQTFRALENFHMSGRPLKDYPYFVKAFAQIKKAAALANKEVGVLDAQKADAIAKACDELIAGKYLDQFVVDMIQGGAGTSTNMNANEVITNVALESLGHKKGEYQYLHPNDHTNLGQSTNDTYPSSIKVATYAKLTDLLKAMELLKNELEAKAKDFKDIIKMGRTELEDAVPTTLGNTFNAFASYIKSDIEKITAARESMAVLNMGATAIGTGINCHPDYKAAVHKILSQITGVNFKPADDFIAATQDTADFVHVSGALKTAAVRLSKIANDLRLMNSGPRCGLGEINLPQMQPGSSIMPGKVNPVIAEVVGEACYEVIGNDVTIMLCSERGEFELNAFEPGIAYALFNSIFILENAMKTLAEKAVRKLTANPEACLKSVLGSVGIVTAFNPYIGYEKSASIAKEALQTGKAVGDICLERGYLKKEEIDKILEPKNMLNPHMGK from the coding sequence ATGGGAACCAGAAGAGAACACGACTTCATAGGCGAGCTAGAGATAGCCGACGACGTATATTACGGAGTGCAAACGTTTAGGGCGCTTGAGAATTTCCACATGAGCGGACGACCGCTTAAAGATTATCCGTATTTCGTAAAGGCATTTGCTCAAATCAAAAAGGCTGCGGCCTTAGCCAATAAAGAAGTCGGCGTTCTAGACGCGCAAAAAGCCGACGCTATCGCAAAAGCGTGCGACGAGCTGATCGCGGGTAAATATTTAGATCAATTCGTAGTAGATATGATCCAAGGCGGTGCGGGAACTAGCACCAATATGAACGCAAACGAGGTTATAACAAACGTCGCGCTTGAGAGCCTAGGACACAAAAAAGGCGAGTATCAGTATCTGCATCCAAACGACCATACGAATTTAGGCCAAAGCACCAACGACACTTATCCAAGTTCGATCAAGGTCGCTACATACGCCAAACTAACCGATCTTTTAAAGGCCATGGAGCTACTAAAAAACGAGCTAGAAGCCAAGGCAAAAGACTTTAAAGACATCATCAAAATGGGTAGAACCGAGCTAGAAGACGCCGTTCCTACGACGCTTGGCAACACGTTTAACGCATTTGCGAGCTACATAAAAAGCGACATCGAAAAAATCACCGCCGCAAGAGAGTCTATGGCCGTGCTAAATATGGGCGCGACCGCGATCGGAACGGGCATCAACTGCCATCCTGATTATAAAGCGGCCGTTCATAAAATTTTAAGCCAAATCACGGGCGTAAATTTCAAACCTGCCGATGATTTTATCGCGGCTACACAAGATACGGCAGATTTCGTTCACGTTAGCGGCGCGCTAAAAACGGCTGCCGTTAGATTAAGCAAGATCGCAAACGACTTAAGACTAATGAACTCGGGCCCAAGATGCGGTCTTGGCGAGATAAATTTACCGCAAATGCAACCAGGTAGCTCTATCATGCCCGGTAAAGTAAATCCGGTCATCGCAGAGGTCGTAGGCGAAGCATGCTACGAGGTAATCGGCAATGACGTAACCATCATGCTTTGCAGCGAGAGAGGCGAATTTGAGCTAAACGCATTTGAGCCTGGCATCGCTTACGCGCTATTTAACTCTATCTTCATCCTTGAAAATGCGATGAAAACCCTAGCCGAAAAAGCCGTTAGAAAACTAACCGCAAATCCTGAGGCATGCCTAAAATCAGTGCTCGGCTCAGTGGGTATCGTGACCGCCTTTAACCCATATATCGGCTACGAAAAATCCGCAAGCATCGCTAAAGAGGCGTTGCAAACGGGCAAAGCCGTAGGTGATATCTGCTTGGAGAGAGGATATTTGAAAAAAGAGGAGATAGACAAGATCCTAGAGCCTAAAAATATGCTAAACCCTCACATGGGTAAGTAA
- a CDS encoding rhodanese-like domain-containing protein, with amino-acid sequence MRKFILLGAAAAMAFAEITTVQVSPEAIKNYEQIVDIRTPSEWAETGVIKGAKTITFNPADKDSFLNELKANLDLKKPVALICRSGRRSAAAAMAIDSPELNIINLDGGMSSLINQGYETAPYQK; translated from the coding sequence ATGAGAAAATTTATACTTTTAGGAGCGGCTGCGGCGATGGCATTTGCTGAAATTACTACGGTGCAAGTTAGTCCCGAAGCGATAAAAAACTACGAGCAAATCGTAGATATCAGAACGCCTTCTGAATGGGCGGAAACGGGCGTGATAAAAGGCGCAAAGACCATCACTTTTAACCCCGCCGACAAAGATAGCTTTTTAAACGAGCTAAAGGCCAATCTCGATCTAAAAAAGCCCGTCGCGCTAATTTGCAGGAGCGGGCGCAGAAGCGCTGCTGCGGCTATGGCGATAGATTCGCCGGAGCTAAATATAATAAACCTTGACGGCGGCATGAGCAGCCTGATAAATCAAGGCTACGAAACCGCGCCGTATCAAAAATAA
- a CDS encoding CinA family protein, which translates to MKNALLIIGEDIGVNAPFLDYIICAYKRHFGELGEFRFVSRSDKELPFIIEHLCARSDGLCIFASSKNYSVAAKILATLSGDVLELKSPQMLAPSRAEIFSDESFLVRLDQTYVNLIKADANQKLPAIEIKTQRDFGYFHLVDFDEESAKILLEPLAKTYEVQIYSSQILSNLALIRVEANKFGQIGGFINGAKNLFSGKFFEGEDVAAHVARVLTSSELKLTFAESCTAGLAAAKFGAFAGVSAAFNGSLVTYANKMKRDWLGVSDEILQTYGAVSEQCVMAMLKGALKASESDFSLAISGIAGPEGGSEAKPVGTVFVGAYAKDGERIIERLNLNGDRNYIREQSALAAYVCLLKLKPRLFLA; encoded by the coding sequence GTGAAAAACGCACTACTGATCATCGGCGAAGATATCGGCGTAAACGCGCCTTTTTTAGATTATATTATTTGCGCTTACAAGCGGCATTTCGGCGAGTTGGGCGAGTTTAGGTTCGTTAGTCGCAGCGACAAGGAGCTGCCGTTTATCATCGAGCATCTTTGCGCGCGCTCGGACGGTCTTTGTATATTTGCGTCGAGCAAAAACTACTCCGTCGCGGCTAAAATTTTAGCTACGCTTAGCGGCGACGTTTTAGAGCTAAAATCCCCTCAGATGCTAGCTCCCAGTAGAGCAGAAATCTTTAGCGACGAGAGCTTTTTGGTAAGATTAGACCAAACTTACGTAAATTTAATAAAAGCCGACGCAAATCAAAAATTGCCTGCCATAGAGATCAAAACGCAGCGAGATTTTGGATATTTTCACTTAGTAGACTTTGACGAGGAGAGCGCGAAAATCCTGCTTGAACCGCTAGCTAAAACATACGAAGTGCAAATTTATTCGTCTCAAATCTTATCAAATTTGGCGTTAATCAGAGTAGAAGCGAATAAATTCGGTCAAATCGGCGGCTTTATAAACGGCGCGAAAAATCTCTTTTCGGGTAAATTTTTTGAAGGCGAAGACGTCGCGGCTCACGTAGCGCGCGTACTTACGTCAAGCGAACTAAAGCTAACCTTTGCTGAGTCTTGCACTGCGGGGCTTGCGGCGGCAAAATTCGGCGCTTTTGCCGGAGTTTCGGCGGCGTTTAACGGCTCGCTAGTAACCTACGCAAATAAGATGAAGCGCGACTGGCTGGGCGTTAGCGATGAAATTTTACAAACCTACGGCGCGGTGAGCGAGCAGTGCGTGATGGCGATGCTAAAAGGCGCCCTAAAAGCGAGCGAATCGGATTTTTCTCTAGCTATCAGCGGTATCGCGGGGCCTGAGGGCGGTAGCGAGGCAAAGCCCGTGGGGACGGTATTTGTAGGAGCTTACGCAAAGGACGGCGAGCGTATCATCGAGAGACTAAATTTAAACGGAGACCGCAACTATATAAGAGAGCAAAGCGCGCTGGCTGCGTATGTTTGCCTACTAAAGCTAAAGCCGAGGCTGTTTTTGGCGTAA
- the ileS gene encoding isoleucine--tRNA ligase, producing MDYKDTLLLPNTEFPMRGNLPENEPKRLKSWFEDRKIYEKMKAKRQKAAKSFTLHDGPPYANGNIHIGHALNKTLKDIILKTHYFFGENVRFTPGWDCHGLPIEQQVEVKLGDKKKSLGKTQIRELCREHAREFIEVQKESFKQLGVASDWDDPYLTMKFKFEAEIYKTLCKVAKRGLLIERSKPVYWSWAARSALAEAEVEYEDKEDYSIYVAFKLGEEAAAKIGAKDARAVIWTTTPWTLPANQAISLSPSEIYVLTSENLIFAKEMLGELEKEGLTKGEILKEFASAELENLHAINPLNGRKSLFILGDHVTMDGGTGLVHTAAGHGEDDYYASLKYGIEVIMPVDEGGLYDETLKTKKLFPDDVVDELIGMHIFKANEKILELLGSNLLKVSKFVHSYPFCWRTHKPVIYRATKQWFIAMDEPKIEGKTLREVALKELENVKFYPASGVKRIGSMIENRPDWCISRQRDWGVPIAFFRRKDTKEPIFDDEILDNVAAIFEQKGADAWWDSEIKDLLPANCKYDPQNLEKVMDILDVWFDSGSTWAAVLKSGDYDAGSYPADMYLEGSDQHRGWFQSSLLLSCAAQGRAPYRSVLTHGFTVDENGQKMSKSKGNVVAPADVAKTYGVEILRLWVALSDYSSDLKISENILKQVSEQYRKIRNTIRFLLANVNDLEDIETSNFNILDRWILSRAKKAFDEAEAAFRNYDFSKGFSLLMNFLSADLSGIYLDICKDRLYCDAKDSDTRRSAQSAMALITRALLPLIAPTLTYTVDEVMDYAPKIIKNGATDAFDLEYAPLDFEFNVDDELLVASREKFFELIDVLKKDKKIKSTLELVLQTSSNLILSEDINEISDWYMVSDVQSLDGSDGLAEFDVGNDKFKLVLSKRFKCPRCWKFTAKHDGETCPRCEKALNAL from the coding sequence ATGGATTACAAAGATACATTATTGCTTCCAAACACCGAATTTCCCATGCGCGGCAACCTGCCGGAAAACGAACCCAAACGCTTAAAATCGTGGTTTGAAGATAGAAAAATCTACGAAAAAATGAAAGCCAAAAGGCAAAAAGCCGCCAAAAGTTTCACTCTGCACGACGGCCCTCCATACGCCAACGGCAACATCCACATCGGACACGCGCTAAACAAAACCTTAAAAGACATCATCTTAAAAACGCACTATTTCTTCGGCGAAAACGTGAGATTTACGCCCGGCTGGGACTGCCACGGGTTACCGATCGAGCAGCAAGTCGAGGTAAAACTGGGCGATAAGAAAAAAAGCCTCGGCAAAACGCAAATCCGCGAGCTTTGCCGCGAACACGCCAGAGAATTTATCGAGGTGCAAAAGGAGAGCTTTAAACAGTTAGGCGTCGCCAGCGACTGGGACGATCCGTATCTGACGATGAAATTTAAATTTGAAGCCGAAATTTACAAAACGCTTTGCAAGGTCGCCAAACGCGGACTTTTGATCGAGCGAAGCAAGCCGGTGTACTGGAGCTGGGCGGCTAGAAGCGCTCTAGCTGAAGCCGAGGTCGAGTACGAGGATAAAGAGGACTACAGCATCTACGTCGCGTTTAAACTAGGCGAGGAAGCCGCCGCAAAAATCGGCGCAAAAGACGCTCGAGCGGTCATCTGGACGACCACGCCTTGGACGCTGCCGGCAAACCAAGCCATCTCGCTAAGTCCTAGCGAAATTTACGTTTTAACGTCTGAAAATTTGATATTTGCCAAAGAGATGCTTGGCGAACTGGAAAAAGAAGGGCTAACTAAGGGCGAAATTTTAAAAGAATTTGCCTCGGCAGAGCTTGAAAACCTACACGCTATAAATCCGCTAAACGGTAGAAAATCGCTATTTATCCTAGGCGATCACGTCACGATGGACGGCGGTACGGGTCTAGTGCATACCGCTGCCGGACACGGCGAAGACGACTACTACGCTAGCCTAAAATACGGCATCGAAGTCATCATGCCAGTCGATGAAGGCGGTCTATACGACGAGACGCTAAAGACGAAAAAATTATTTCCAGACGACGTAGTAGACGAGCTAATCGGCATGCATATCTTTAAAGCCAACGAGAAAATTTTAGAGCTTCTAGGCTCAAATTTGCTTAAAGTTAGTAAATTCGTCCACTCGTATCCGTTTTGCTGGAGGACGCATAAGCCCGTTATCTACCGCGCTACCAAGCAGTGGTTTATCGCGATGGACGAGCCTAAAATCGAGGGCAAAACGCTACGAGAAGTCGCGCTAAAAGAGCTCGAAAACGTCAAATTTTACCCTGCAAGCGGCGTAAAAAGGATAGGCTCGATGATAGAAAATCGTCCCGACTGGTGCATCTCGCGCCAACGCGACTGGGGCGTGCCGATAGCGTTTTTTAGGCGCAAGGATACAAAAGAGCCGATATTTGACGATGAAATTTTAGATAACGTCGCTGCGATATTCGAGCAAAAAGGCGCGGATGCGTGGTGGGATAGCGAGATAAAGGATCTCTTGCCGGCAAACTGCAAATACGATCCGCAAAATTTAGAAAAAGTGATGGATATCCTCGACGTCTGGTTTGACAGCGGCTCGACGTGGGCTGCTGTGCTAAAAAGCGGCGACTACGATGCGGGTAGCTATCCTGCGGATATGTACCTAGAGGGTAGCGATCAGCACAGAGGCTGGTTCCAAAGCTCGCTACTGCTAAGCTGTGCCGCGCAAGGACGAGCGCCGTATAGAAGCGTGCTCACGCACGGATTTACCGTCGATGAAAACGGCCAAAAGATGAGTAAAAGCAAGGGCAACGTCGTAGCTCCGGCAGACGTCGCTAAAACCTACGGCGTGGAAATTTTACGCCTTTGGGTTGCGCTTAGCGACTACTCCAGCGACCTAAAAATCAGCGAAAACATCCTAAAACAAGTAAGCGAACAATACCGAAAAATACGCAATACGATAAGATTTCTACTAGCCAACGTAAACGATCTAGAAGATATCGAAACGTCAAATTTCAATATCCTAGACCGCTGGATACTAAGCCGCGCGAAAAAAGCATTCGACGAGGCCGAAGCGGCGTTTAGAAACTACGATTTTTCAAAGGGCTTTAGCCTGCTGATGAATTTCTTAAGCGCCGATTTAAGCGGCATATACCTTGATATCTGCAAAGACCGCCTATACTGCGACGCCAAAGACAGCGATACGCGCCGCTCGGCTCAAAGCGCCATGGCGCTAATCACTAGAGCGCTCCTACCGCTCATCGCTCCGACGCTAACGTACACCGTGGATGAAGTGATGGACTATGCGCCTAAGATCATCAAAAACGGCGCAACCGACGCCTTTGACCTAGAGTACGCGCCGCTAGATTTTGAGTTTAACGTAGACGACGAGCTGCTAGTGGCTAGCCGCGAGAAGTTTTTCGAGCTAATCGACGTACTCAAAAAAGATAAAAAGATAAAATCAACCTTAGAACTCGTACTACAAACCAGCTCAAATTTGATCCTAAGCGAAGATATAAACGAGATCAGCGACTGGTATATGGTTAGCGACGTCCAAAGTCTAGACGGCAGCGACGGCCTAGCCGAATTTGATGTCGGAAACGATAAATTTAAGCTTGTTTTATCAAAACGCTTCAAATGCCCGAGATGCTGGAAATTTACCGCTAAGCACGACGGCGAAACCTGCCCTAGATGCGAAAAGGCGCTAAATGCTCTCTGA
- the gatA gene encoding Asp-tRNA(Asn)/Glu-tRNA(Gln) amidotransferase subunit GatA — MITLKQALKLSEGEISELRNELEKKIFADKELSAYVEQLANLPLSKLGAGVPIAIKDNIQVKGWSVTCASKILQGYVAPYNATVVEKLLAAGLAPFGRTNMDEFAMGSTTESSYYGKTLNPLNRERVPGGSSGGSAAAVAAGLAIAALGSDTGGSIRQPAAFCGCVGLKPTYGRVSRYGLGAYSSSLDQIGPITQNVEDAAILYDIIAGHDDKDSTSADIKFESVADKLDSNKKLTICVIENYVNEASEETKKALLKAVDILKSAGHKIIYKNLENSKCDIATYYIIATAEASANLSRYDGVRYGRRAEAKNLKELYVNSRSEGFGEEVKRRILLGTFVLSSGYYDAYYIKAQKARAYAKAKYERILSECDLIFMPVAPRTAYKFGDLKDPLEAYLSDIYTISVNLAGLPAISVPVAKDADGLNVSAQLIAKAWNEKTLLEGALSLENLIKG; from the coding sequence ATGATAACTTTAAAGCAAGCTCTAAAGCTAAGCGAGGGCGAAATATCCGAGCTTAGAAACGAGCTGGAAAAGAAAATTTTCGCAGATAAAGAACTCAGTGCTTACGTCGAGCAGCTGGCAAATTTGCCGCTTAGCAAACTGGGTGCGGGCGTGCCGATCGCCATCAAAGACAACATCCAGGTAAAAGGCTGGAGCGTCACGTGCGCGTCTAAAATTTTACAAGGATACGTCGCGCCATATAACGCGACCGTCGTCGAAAAGCTGCTAGCGGCGGGCTTAGCGCCGTTTGGCCGTACGAATATGGACGAATTTGCCATGGGAAGCACGACCGAAAGCAGCTACTACGGCAAGACGCTAAACCCCCTAAACCGCGAAAGAGTACCGGGCGGCAGCTCGGGCGGCTCGGCGGCTGCGGTAGCGGCGGGGCTAGCGATTGCAGCCCTTGGCAGCGATACGGGCGGCTCGATACGCCAGCCTGCGGCATTTTGCGGATGTGTCGGGCTAAAGCCCACCTACGGGCGCGTTAGCCGCTACGGTCTTGGCGCCTACTCCAGCTCGCTCGATCAAATCGGCCCTATAACGCAAAACGTAGAAGACGCCGCAATCCTATACGACATCATCGCCGGTCACGACGACAAAGACAGCACGAGCGCCGATATAAAATTTGAGAGCGTCGCAGACAAGCTAGACTCAAACAAAAAGCTCACGATCTGCGTAATCGAAAACTACGTGAACGAGGCCTCGGAGGAGACTAAAAAAGCGCTTTTAAAAGCGGTCGATATTTTAAAATCCGCAGGCCATAAAATAATCTATAAAAATTTAGAAAACTCAAAATGCGATATCGCAACCTACTACATCATCGCCACGGCCGAGGCCAGCGCGAATCTTAGCCGCTACGACGGAGTGAGATACGGACGCAGGGCGGAGGCTAAAAATTTAAAAGAACTTTACGTAAATTCGCGCTCGGAGGGCTTTGGCGAAGAGGTGAAAAGACGAATCCTGCTAGGCACTTTCGTGCTTAGTAGCGGTTATTATGACGCGTATTATATCAAAGCGCAAAAAGCTCGAGCCTACGCTAAAGCTAAATACGAGCGAATTTTGAGCGAATGCGACCTCATTTTTATGCCCGTCGCCCCTCGCACGGCGTATAAATTCGGCGATCTAAAAGACCCGCTAGAGGCCTATTTGTCGGATATTTACACGATCAGCGTAAATTTAGCCGGCTTACCCGCCATCTCGGTTCCTGTAGCCAAGGACGCGGACGGACTAAACGTCTCGGCTCAACTCATCGCCAAAGCTTGGAACGAAAAAACGCTGCTAGAGGGCGCTCTTAGCCTTGAAAATTTAATAAAAGGATAA